The genomic region CCGAACGCATTGCTTCTCCTCCCGGCAACCGCGACTATGGCATCATGAGCGTGCTGCTCCAACCCTGGTTTGATATCGAGTATCTCTTCACGGTACATGAACATCAATTCATACCTCCGCCCCGTGTGAAATCGGCTGTCATCCGATTGGTCCGCACCACGCGTACAAAATTAAAATGCGAGCAGGCATTTTTCACCAGAGTCGTAAAGCAAGGCTTCAGTCAACGCCGGAAAACATTGCGCAATGCCTTGCGTCCACTCTTGCCCGCTGATTTCTCCCATGTCCCCTATCTCGATTTAAGAGCAGAAGCCCTGAGCTGGCAACAGTTTGAAGAGTTAGCGGTGATTTTGGGAGGGAAGTGAGGGGGGTGATTGAGGGGGATTTTAAATAAGATGAAGTTTAAATTTGAATTACGGAATTTGTCTTAACTTTATGGATTAAGAAAAATTGTTCAAAGATGCAGGGTGTAAAACAGGGCATTGTAAAATCAATAATCGCTTAATGAGAAAGCTGGTGGTTATATTGCTGATGGCTTTTTCTCCGGTTCTTGCAACTGCGCAGGGATTTTATGACCATGTTTGGCTCACAGGTAATAATCCTTTTGCGGGTTTTCCTAATGGAAGGATTGTATTTGATTCATTAAGTTATGTTCATGCTCCTGAGATGCGAAAGATGTCTTTTAAGGGAACTGAGGCAACTATCTGTGATGCACAAGGAAATTTTTTAATGAGTAGTAATGGTATCTGGATCGCCAATGCTAGTAACGATACCATGATGAATGGAAGTGGATTGAATCCTGGTCCCGGAGCATCATCATGGCCATTTGGGTTACCAATGTCATATAATGCGGTTTTTTTACCTCACCCTGAAGATACCAATAAATATATGCTAATTCATCACTCTCAAGAGCAATACGGAGCAGGTTATCCGGCATTCCAGTTGTATAAATCAACTATTGATATTCAATTGGATAATGGCTTAGGTGGCGTTACTAATAAAAATGAAATTATTCTGGAAGATACTTTGAATTGGGGTGTTGGCTGTGTAAAACATGCAAATGGACGTGACTGGTGGGTTGTAATGGTAGAGCAAGCGTCATCAAAAATATATAAACTATTGATCACTCCTTATGGGGTCACAACTTCAGCTCAAACATTACCCAATGCACATTATTCATGGTTTAATGGTTCACAAATTTCTTTTAACTCTAATGGAGATCGTTTTGCATACACTGCCAATGATTCAGTTAACAATAACAGCTTTATGGTAACGGCTAACTTTGACAGGTGTACAGGATTAATTACTAATGACACTTCTATTCAACTCACCAGTGGCAGTTATTTATGGGGTACTGCCTTTAGTGCATCTGGAAAAAATCTGTATGCCTGTTCCAGTTCAATGGTCTTTCAAATAAACACCGACAGCCTTTCAATAGACACAGTTGCCAACTACGACGGATACATCTCCCCTGGACCAACTTGTTGTGCTACTTCCTTTTGGAACATGTATTTGGCCGCTAATGGAAAAATATATATCACAAGCGGTAGCTCAGTACAGCATCTTCATGAAATGAACTACCCGGATAGTGCAGGCTTCGCTTGCGATGTACAGCAACATGCGATTGATTTGGGAAGCTACCTTCATTTACGCGCAGTCCCCAACCACCCCAATTACAACCTTGGTCCGGTGGTGGGTAGTGTTTGTGATAGCCTGAGTGTAGGAATTGCAGAACGGTCCCATGATTTCCGTATGGGCCTTTCACCAAATCCCACTCAAAATGGTTTTGTGAAATTGGTTTATCTGTTACCACAAAATCAACCCGGTGAGTTAAGCATTAATTCCATTACCGGGCAACTTATGTATCGTCAAAATTTACCACCATGGTCAAGCTTGCAGCATTTGGATGTGTCGTACTTGCCGGGAGGATTGTATACCTTTGTACTTATAAGTGGTGGATATAGGACAGCAACAAAGTTGGTAGTGATGGGTGGGGAAGAGTAATCTAGCGGCTTCCGGCTGCCAGCTTCCGGCTACCGGCTTCCAGCTGCCGGTGGGGAGGTGCCGCTCCTTATCGCGAGCGTTATTCTCCAGGGGAGTTGGAGCCTCGCGACTTCGGGCTCTCAGCTAAGGGATACTGGTGGGAGAAGGTGATCTCCTTTCTTACAGAGATACCGCCCCTACAGGGCTTTTACATTGAACAACTCAGGCTTAGGGATGACTTATCACCCGTGGGACACCCTAAGACACTCGTTAATTTACAGCATCAGGCTGATTTTCTATTAATTGTAAATTCAATTGTTTTTTTGTGGAAGGCAGGAGAATTTCTCCGGGTATAAGGTTAATTTTTCTTCGTAATTTCAGAGGGAAATTTAACGATGCCATTAATAGAACTTGCTAAAAAAGGTTTGTATTGTGCGCTTGCTGATGTTTATATCGATCCCTGGCAGGCTGTTCCCAATGCACTCATTACCCATGCGCATTCAGATCATGCCCGCGGTGGCAACGGACTTTATATGGCCCATGAACATTCGGTGCCCATTCTCGCAGCACGCCTCGGAAAAATTAATGCTCAGGGCTATGCGTATGGAAAAACATTTAGTTGCAATGGTGTAAAAATTTCTTTCCATCCCGCCGGACATGTGCCCGGTTCCGCTCTTGAAGTTTTTAATGAAATCAATGCCTGGTGGGCAGGGAATGCAGCGGATGGAGTGGTGTCGGTGATGATGGCCTATAGTTTGGGAAAGGCGCAACGCATTTTGCAACACCTCGATCAGCAGATCGGTCCTGTCATTGTTCATCCGGTGATAGAGGAGATGAATGAAATCATTCGCGGATTTTCTCCTTCGCTTCCACAAACATTACCTTTTAAAAATAATATCCCTCCTGCGCAGTTAAGAAATGCGATGCTCATTGTTTCGGCTGCTTCTTCCGGTGAATGGTTGGAAAAATTCAAACCGTACTCCATGGCTTTTGCTTCCGGCTGGACAAATTTGCGTGGCAAGAGTAAATGGGGTTCGGCAGATCGTGGGTTTACATTGAGTGATCATGCCGACTGGAATGGACTCAACAAAGCGGTAAAAGCTACAGGTGCCCAAAAGGTGTACGTTACGCATGGTTATACTTCGGCCTATGTGCGCTGGTTGCGGGAGCAAGGAATAGATGCAGATGAATTGAAAACATTGTATGAAGGAGATAGTGTTGAACTAAAAATGCCGCATTCATGAAAACGTTTGCAGCAGTATGTCGTGCTCTCGAGCTATCTAAATCGTCTGCTCAAAAGGCAGATGGTATTGCGCAGTATTTATCTTCCGCGAGTGATGCAGATATCATTTGGATGTTGGCCATTTTTTCGGGAAAGAGGCCCGCTTCGGTTTTCTCTCCTGCAAGTTTGAAGGAATATGCCATGGAGATGGCCGGATTGCCCTCCTGGCTCTTTGATGAATGTTTAGGGTTCACAGGGGATGTCTCCGAAACCATCGCCTTGATTCTTCCTGCACCTTCAAGTTTGAAATCGATTTCTTTGTCGGAGGTCATGGAGGTTTGGCGGTCGATGAAAGCAGGAGATGCAGCGACAAGAAAAGAATTACTTTTCAGTTTATGGAATTCAATGGAGACCTATGAACGCTATGTGCTCAATAAATTATTAACCGGCGCCTTTCGATCTACCATTCCTGAAGGAATTTTATGTTCAGCGCTATTCCATCTCACCGGTATTGACGAATGGAAACTTCGACTTCGTTTGCAACGCAACTGGTCTCCGGATCAAATCACATTTCAAGAACTTGTTTTCAAGGCGGTGGAGAAGGAGTTATTGGCGAAACCTTTTCCCTGGACGACACTCACGATATATCAAGCACCTTTAGTTGAATTGGGAAATGAGGATTTATGGAGAGTGGATATACAACCCGAAGGAGTGCGCGTTCAACTAATAAAAGAGATGGCGAAGTTTTTATCTGGAGTTCAACCGGTGATTTAATCACTCCTTTATTTCCGGAGATAAAACAAGTTTTTAGTGAGAGTAAGAATAGTTTTGTCATGACGGGTTTGTTGATTGCATTTAAAGCCGATAAATTTCTTCCGATACAGTTTCTCGAAAAAAGATTGAAGGCAAGGAAAGCAAGCAAGATCCTGATGACTGAAGTGCCCGTAGTTTTTTATGCAGATGATCTGCTCGAATGGGAGGGGCAGGATATTTCTCCCCAACCCTTGTGTCAACGTTTGGAGAAATTAACGTGGTTTGTTCAAACATTAAACCATGTACTCCTTCATTTATCTCATCCGGTAATTTTGAATTTTCAGGAGGAGAACGTTCAAAGTACCGGTTCTGTTTTTTCTACTTCCTGTTCTTCATTTTTGATTCGAAAATTAACAGGTCGATATCATCAGGAAGGAGAACCAACTTATCTATGGAGTCCGAAATCGGATCCGCTTTCGATCATTGGGGTCTTGATTTATGTGCAATCCGGTAACCCGGGTACAGGCGGATTTGCTGTAGAATTTACATTCGCTGTTTGGAAGCAAGAGCTGTTGATTCCCGTTGCTAAAGTCAGGCCGGAAACACTTTCACCGGGAGAGATGCAAAAGATCAACGACTATGTGAAGGGGAATGTGGTGGAAAAATTTGGTCCGGTACGAAGTATTGTTCCGGATTTGGTTTTCGAAATTGGTTTTGAAAAAGTGCAGCAAAGTAAACGACATAAGTCGGGACTGATTTTACAGTCACCTCGTATTATTAAATGGCTGCCCTACGAACCCATTCATCGTGCCCATACCCTCAATGATCTCCTGGCCATGATTTCCGGATGAGGAATTCTTGAAAGTACACTTTTGCAATGAATTTACCTTCCACTAATTCTTTTCCTGACATGTACCTGTATTCACATGTTAAAGTTTAGGTTAAATACATTCAGCCGATTAAGAAAATGATTTTCAGCTTTAACAACACTCGATGCAGATAGAGTATAAATTAGAGTTTTTTAACAATATTCAGAGCAGTAAAAATTTCTGCAAATAAATCTTCTGTTTAAACGCAGCGACCGCCGCGAACCCGCCGCGAACGCAGCGTTTAAGTTTAATATTCTTTTTTAAAATCAAGATTATTTATTATCGAAAAATAATTTGGTCGGGACATGCCCTCGATGATCTCCTGGCCATGATTTCCGGATGAGGAGTGTGTAGTCGCAAGGGTGATAAGTCAAACTTTTAGATATATCCTGAGTTCTTCGTCGTAAAAGCCCTGTAGGGGCGGTATCTCGGTAAGAAAGGATATCATCTTCTCCCACCTATGCCGGCGCCCGACCTTAGGTCGGGCGCCGGCGGTTGTAAGGGGAGGGGAGTTTGTCGGTTACAGAGATACCGCCCCTACAGGGCTTTTGTAGTAGAAGTTTTGTCCCATACAACCCTTTTAAAAACGAAGCGTCACTTGTCCCATAAAGTTAAAATCGGCCTGCGGATAATAGAAATTTTCCCGGATGCGGGTGTTGTCATAAAGATAACCAAATGTATAGCCATTCGATTCATAGAGCGTGCTGAAGACATTGTTCAACAGCAAATCAAATCTGATTTTTTTACAGAATTGGAATGTCGGCGAATAACTGAAGCGAATATCACCTACGGTATATGCAGGAAGAATGCTTGCTTCATTTTCGGTATTGTCAAGATATTGTTTTGAAATGTGACGTAGGATGAAGGAAGCTTCTGTATTGCGGAAAGGTTGATATTGCAATTGGATATTGGAAATGATTTCCGGAGAAAATGCAATGCTTGTATTTTTAAATACTTCTGCCTGCTGACCGGTATAGTTGAAATCTACATCATAACTATCGGTGTATTCCACGTAATTTTTAATTCTGTTATCACTGAGAGTGACATTCCCCTGCAGGATCATTTTTTTTAACAGTTGTACCGCTAATTCCAGTTCCATGCCGGCGCGGTAGCTGCGGTTGATATTGGTACGGGTATAGCTGCCCACATCATTTACTTTTCCGGTCAATACCAGTTGGTCGTAGTAATCCATGTAATAGAAATTGATTCCTGAATTAAATCGTTTTGAAGCATATTTTAATCCTGCTTCATAGTCGATCATGCTTTCATGTTTCGGTCTTGAAAGGGCACTCGATTCGGTATAGTCGTTTCTGTTCGGTTCCTTGTTCGCAATACTGACTGATCCGTATATCGTCATGTTCATCTGTGGACGATAGGTAACACCCATTTTCGGATTGAAGAACTGAAGACCGGCTTCTTGCGGTGCGGGAAGACCATCTTCATTGGGTCCTGTAAAACGATAATCCACCCTTCGAAGCTGCATGTCTCCGAAGAGATGCAGTTGACGGGAGATTTCCCATTCTCCTCTCAAATAAGCATTCAGATCATCTTTAACCGCATTGTTTTCATAATAACGCTGACGGATATCCGAATTTCCGGCATATTCCGCCCATATCACCTCGCCGAAATGATCCCCGTCGTATCTGTTCACCCCTCCACCGAAAGTAAGCGTAAAGTTGTCGATGATATTTCCTTTTAAGGTCCAGGTTGTGCCGTAAAAAATATTATCCAGCCATCGCCTGCGGATCAGGTCTGTGGAGGTGATGATGGTGTCATTCAGTACCACATCTGCGATAGCATAATCTGCAAGTGACTGATTACTTTTAAATTCTTCATAATACCCGCTCCCTTTTGTAGCATGGAGTGCAATATTCAGCAGCCAGTTGGATTTAAAACTATGGCTGAACAAGAGTTGGTAATGATCCTGCCGGTAGTTATCGGTTTGGTCATCGTAAGTGTAGTAATTATAAGTTCTTCCGCTGTTGAGGAGGTTTTCACTTTCTTCTTCATTCAAACCATTGCGGATAATATACTCCTGCATGGCGGATTCATCTCCCTTAATTCTACTTTCCGGGACTCCATACCAGCTTTGATAGGTAACTTCCTTTCCGGTAAACAGATTGAAGCGAACGATAGTGTTCGCATTTTTCCAGGCCGTGCTGAGATAAAGTGATTGCAAGTCGGAACTTCCTCTGTCAATAAATCCATCCGACTTAATGGAAGAAAGTCTCCCTTCCAGTGATAAATTATTCCGCAATAAACCTGTACCAAACGAGAGATTGTTTTTGAAAGTGTTAAAGGTTCCGCCGGCATGACTAGTTTGTAAATATGCTGAATCACTTACGTGAGCCGTTTGAATATTAATCGTTCCACCAAAGGCGCCGGCCCCGTTGGTACTGACTCCGGCTCCTCTGGTCACTTCAATATTTTCGGCTGAACTGGAAAAATCCGGCATATTGACCCAATACACCAATTGCGATTCCGCATCATTTACAGGAATTCCGTTAATAGTAACATTCACCCGGCTTGCATCACTCCCTCTGATCCGGATTCCGGTATAACCAATGCCGTTTCCTGCATCGGATGTGGCGACTACAGCGGGTAACATCTGCAACAAATAGGGCAAATCCTGCCCTGTATTCAATTTTTCAATTTCTTCTTTACTGTACAAGCTCACCGCCATTCCTGCATTATTCCCTGTTCTCGTGGTACTTACAGTGACTTCATCGGTCAAAAGCGGTTTTCCGGTGAGCATGACGGTAATTTCTTTATCACCGGAGATCTCGACTTGTTCTATTTTGGATTCATATCCCATAGCGCGCAGCGAGAGTGTATAGTTTCCCGGACGCAACTTGTTAATGATGAACATCCCGTCGATATCTGAAATGACTTGTAGCTGAGTTGTTTCTAATGTAATCACTACTCCGGAAACCGGTATACTCTTCTCATCTTTCACAATGCCTGTTATTCGGAATTGTGCAAAGGAGAATTGTGTTGCCAGACAGATAAAGAGCACCGAAATAAAGGTAAATTTTTTCATGGATGAAGAGGATAAAAGGGGTGACCGTAAAAAGCAACATCTATACACTTCCTACGCCGGTATGATCCGGATCAGGTGGTATGGGTGTAATCTCAGCCCTTCGGGGCACCCCAGTGTAGGGCCAAAGGTAGATAAACCCATTCGAACCTTATCAATATGTTGGTAAAAAAATCTTATTTATTCATAAAAATTTTTAACTTTATCCTCACCAAAACTCCCACAACATGAAACCTCATTTTCTACCGATCACCGAAAAACTAAGAGTCGTCTTGGTTTTAGTGCTTGCACTACTATGCAACACTGCCTCTTTCGCGCAGATCAATGTTAACGTGCCGGGAGGGGGAGCCGGACCAGCACCCGGAGCGGCATTTAATTATCGCCCCTTAGGAACATTTTGGGGATATGACAGGGGGCAGATTCAACTTACAGCCCCCGAACTCACGGCCGCCGGAGTGCCAAATGGTATAATTATTTCGAGAGTTGCTTTTTTCTTAACCAGTTTCAATAGTCCTACACCAAATACCCCGGTAAGAGTATTGTTGAAAGAAGTTGCCGGTCCTGCAGGGTTAACGCCTTCCACCTACGCTGCTGCTTCTGCTCCCGCAACTTTGTGTTTCAATGGCACTGTCAGTTCTGCTACTTTTTTACCGAATACCTGGGTGACCATTTTTCTTACCAGTCCCTTTTATTTCAATGGAGGAGGGACTCATCTTGAAGTTATTGTTGAAACTAATTTTGGGGGAGGTGGTGGAGAAGCTTTTAATGGCAAAATTTTCACGCGATCAACAACAGCCGGAAATTATTTTCAGTACTGGGGAGCAGACAATACTCCGCCTGCCGGAAACGGATTTGTTGCGAATACCAGACCCGATGTGCAGTTGTATTACAATGTTGCTACACCATGTGCCGGCGTCCCCGGTGGCGTCACTGCTGTTCCTTCTGCTCCTTCCGTTTGTGCGAGTACACCCTACACGGTAAGTCTTAGCGGACTTTATCCTCCTTACAATAGCGGTTATACTTTTCAATGGTTGTCTTCTACAGTCAGTGCAGCCGGACCATTTACTCCAATTGTTGGTGCCACTCAGGCTATTTATGCCAGTCCGGGACAGATTGCTACCACGTGGTATCAATGCCAGATTCGATGCAATATGGGACCCATTGTGACCTCTACGGTCGCACAAGTGAGTATGAATTTACCAACCGGTTGTTACTGTAATTCAAATGCGACCTCCAGCGTTGACACCGATATTGGTCAGGTGGTTTTTGGTGCGATGACCAACCCCGCTGCCCCGGGAACGACTACGAATAACCCAACATCTTTCAACATCTACACCAATTTTACATCTACCGTTCCTGTTCAGAATTATACTCAGGGTTTAACTTATCCTATAACCTTGCGACAGATTACATCCGGCAATTTTTTCTTCGCTGCTTATTTTAATGTGTTTATCGATTACAATCAGGATGGGGTATTTAATCCGGTTACGGAAAGAGTGTTCAGTGGCGGACCAACAGGCCCTACCAGTGCAACTCCTGTTACCACCTTTGTTACCGGTAATATTACCATTCCTTTTTCGTCATTGACAGGAGTGACAAGGATGCGCATTGTGCTTCGCGAGGGAGGAAATAACACCAACCTGCCTTGTGGTACTTATACCTGGGGAGAGACAGAAGATTATAATATTAACATTGTTCCCGGTGTTCCCTGCGGCCTAACTAACGCGGGTATTGCGACTACCTCTTTGCCCAATGTTTGTCCTTTGCAAGCATTTACATTAGGAATTAACAATACAGTAACCTTAGGTTCAGGAATGACATGGCAATGGCAGAGCGGACCTGCTGCTGGTGGTCCATGGACAAATATTGCCGGAGCAACTACCTATCCTTTTTCCACCACACAAGCAGCAACTACCTGGTACCGATGTCAAATTACCTGCGGAGCAACTACTTTATTCACCACTCCGGTTCAGGTAATTCTTAATACTGCTACGCACTGCTATTGTGTGCCCGTCCATATTCCCAATTGCAATAATATGTGGACCTCGAATGTGACTTTTAATACTTTGAACAATTCGACCGGATGTACAAGTAATACGACTTTAGCGTATAATGTTTATCCTGCTGTGGGGGCTACAACAACTACCGTGACACAAAATCAAACATACAATCTTAGTGTGACGACGAGTGGAATTATAAGTGCTATCATTTCAGTGTGGATAGATTATAATTTTAATGGTGTGTATGAACCAACGGAATGGCAACAGCTGGCGATAAACAATCCGCCGGGAAGTACAGCTACCGTTCCCATAACTATTCCCGGTACCTCTGGAACGGGTCTAACGGGTATGCGTATACGATCACGCTTTGTGGGTAATATCAATACTTCAACAAGTGCCTGTCTTACTTTTGGTTCCGGAGAGACGGAAGATTATCTGATTACAATCAATCCCTTCACTCCTCCTGCTTGTGCGGGAACACCGGGGCCATTCAGTACGTTTACTTCTGCCACTACAGCCTGTTCGGGAACTCAGATCAATTTGTCATTGAATCCGCTCGCAGGAACGGTATTTGGCGGATTAACTTATCAATGGCAAAGCGGACCATCTGCGCTGGGTCCATGGACAAATATTGTTGGCGCCACAAATAAGACTTATTCCTTTAATATTACTGCGAGCGAATGGTTCAGATGCGTAGTGGTTTGTACTAACAGTGGAATAACCACAAATGCTTCTCCGGTCTCCATCACCGTCCAGCCCGCTACCTGGTTAGGTTTTACCGACGATTGGAATGACGCAACCAACTGGTGTGGACGTGTACCAACTTTGTCAGATGATTCACAAATTTCATTGATTGCATCCGGGCGTCCGGCTGCCTCGTATTACTTCCCCGTGGTAGGTATTGGAGATACGATGCGTTCCAGAAATATTACCATTGCAGCTACTGATTCCATCACGGTGCTCACGGATACAACAGTAATCATGAACATTGCGCAAAGCATTAACAATAACGGGAGATTTGCCATTGTTTCCACGAAATCAGATTCTATTACATTCGGTACTTCAGCAACCACTTCAGCACTTATTCAGGCTTTTAGAGGAGGATCAACACCTGATAATATTGTGCAGGTAATTTATACCGTTTCTGAAATGCAGGCAGCAGGAATGTTACCCAATGATATCATCGATTCCATCTATCTTCGGTTTTATACCAGAGGAAGTACGGCGGCGTATCAGAACTTCAGCATTTCCTATATGCAACTCCCCGGAATTCAGGATCAATTTGTCACCAATGATCCTTTATTGGGAGTGACGACCGTGTATTCTAATCCCGCATTGATTATTGGAACTCCTACCAATGGAGTTTATACCGCCTTCTCTGCCAGTTCAGGAGTATTAAAACTTCCTGCCACCAATATGCGTTGGGACGGAGTGAGCAATTTGCTCCTGCAAATCTGTTATGACATGACAGCAGGTACGCCCGGAGGAAATGATTTCATGTATTTGTCCAGTACTGCACCCCGAAAATCATGTATCTGGTTAGGGTCAACAACTATCGGTACCGCTGGGTGTGCACTTACCTCACTCTCTCCCGGTTTGTTATCGAATTTCGGTCAGGTGCCATCCACCTTGCGACCCAATATCGGTTTCAGATTCCGCAGACCACAGAATTTTATGAATGGACTTGTAGGCAGCGATTTGAACAATAATGCCGGAAGTAAATTCTGGTCCAGCTTTGCTAACCTGACTATATCCGGAAATATGAACAATACTTCACAGGTATATGCGGATACATCGGTTATTACGCTGAACGGTCTTTACAACAATAACGGATCGACCGACTTTAGTTATACTCCGTTATTGTCAAATCGCAAGACCATTATGAATTTCAATGGACTCGATTGGAACAACAATGGCCTGTTTACGGCAGGCAATAGTCTGGTGAATTTTTCAGGTGCCTTATTACAGAATCTTGGTGGCTCGAATGTCACTACTTTTCATGAGTTGAAAATAAATAAATCAGCCGCTGCACAAACAGTCACTATGTTGAGAAATGTGGTGGTGGATGATACATTATCACTGACGCAGGGTCAATTAAGGATGAATCTGAATTCCATCACGCTCAATAATGGTGCGGCAGTTACAACAGGCGGTTTGCTAACACCTGTTGGACCGATCACGCGAACAAATGGTTTTATCATCAGTGAAAATGCGAATGCATTGGTGAACTGGAACAATATTGACGCTACGCAAGGTTACCGGGTAGTGCCCTTCGGAAGCGAAGCTATTGCTGCTCCGGTATATGTGCCGTTTAGTTTCCAGTTAAAAGGTGGAGATATTGGAGATGTAAGTATTTCAACATATAAAGCACCCGCTAACCTGCCTCTTCCTCCCGGTGTGACGCATCTCAATTCAACTACCGCTGTCGTCAATAATGCCGCTGCCACTGTTGATCGTTTCTGGATGTTATCGAAGTCAGGGCCCAATCCACTTACCGATCTGGTGTTCCGGTTTACTCCTGCAGAGCGAGTGGTGGGTATGAATACAATTATTCCTGCCAGCAGAGGCTCCGCTCAACCCTGGAGACAGCAATTGCTGAATGGAGCGTGGATTCGCTTAACAACCCCTTATACTTCACTCACCTATTTGCAAAATTATGGGCAAGCCCCGGGTCCATCTGATTCTGTTCGTGTGATTAACTGGGATTGGCCCAACCTTCCTCCTCAGGCAGCGCAAGCATTCCCTCCATTGTTTGCTACACCCGGCGGACCAATAGGCAATTCACATCCCTGGGCGATCAGCATTAATAATAATCCACTGCCGGTAGATTTGCTTCACTTTGATGCGGAAGCAATTGAATCAGATGTGAGAATTTATTGGAGCACAGCCTCGGAAGAAAATAGTGATTTCTTTACAGTTGAGCGTACCTTGAATTTTGAAGATCATACGGTCATCGCTACTGTGCCTTCTGCGGGAAATAGTTCTAATCTGCTGAACTATGAAACTTTTGACAAAGATCCTGCAGATGGAATCAACTATTACCGCTTATTACAAACGGACAGAGATGGCTCTGTGAATGTCATTTCTGACTATATCCCCGTTCGTTTTGGAAAGTCGTTGAAGTTTGAAATCCTCAATTTGCTTCATGATCCTTATTCAATTTTGGTATATAATTATGATTCAAGAGAAGCGCTGCAGATGTTGATTTTTGATATGACTGGAAGGCTATTGCAAGATCGAGGAAATATTACATCTCAAAGTGGCTTAAATATGCTTGAACTGGATCTCTCCGGATTGTCTTCCGGTATATATACCATTCAACTAAGAAATTCTGTCGCGGCACAAAGCTATCGATTTATGAAACCTTAAAGGCGTTGATAATGAGCAGCCTCCGAAGTGATATCGGGGGCTGTTTGATTTTATGCTTTCGAGATGGTTGGTTTCTATTTACATTTGTTCAATAAAATCACCCTAAAATTCCAATGAAAAAATTATTGAACCTGTTGGCGATCCTGACGATTGCTTGTCCTCTTATGGGTAAAACCCCGCTTTTCTGGAAGGATATCTCTAAAGAAAATATCGCACTTCAGGGAAAAGCCGCTATCCAAACCACAACTTCACGATTGATGGAGGTAGATCTGAATTCCTTAGCCACGCTACTGTTGTCTGCACCTTTTGAAGGGTCTCCAGGTACTCCCTTATTGCTCGAAATACCAATGCCAGATGGAAACACCTCGCATTTCAGAATAGTGGAGACTCCAGTAATTCCATCTGCATTAAAACAAAAGTATCCGGGAATAAATACCTGGGCAGGACAAGGAGTTGAAAACCCTTCAGCTACTATTCATCTTGATATTACCCGCTGGGGATTTCATGCGATGATCCTTTCGCCGGATGGAGATGTTTACATT from Bacteroidota bacterium harbors:
- a CDS encoding T9SS type A sorting domain-containing protein produces the protein MKPHFLPITEKLRVVLVLVLALLCNTASFAQINVNVPGGGAGPAPGAAFNYRPLGTFWGYDRGQIQLTAPELTAAGVPNGIIISRVAFFLTSFNSPTPNTPVRVLLKEVAGPAGLTPSTYAAASAPATLCFNGTVSSATFLPNTWVTIFLTSPFYFNGGGTHLEVIVETNFGGGGGEAFNGKIFTRSTTAGNYFQYWGADNTPPAGNGFVANTRPDVQLYYNVATPCAGVPGGVTAVPSAPSVCASTPYTVSLSGLYPPYNSGYTFQWLSSTVSAAGPFTPIVGATQAIYASPGQIATTWYQCQIRCNMGPIVTSTVAQVSMNLPTGCYCNSNATSSVDTDIGQVVFGAMTNPAAPGTTTNNPTSFNIYTNFTSTVPVQNYTQGLTYPITLRQITSGNFFFAAYFNVFIDYNQDGVFNPVTERVFSGGPTGPTSATPVTTFVTGNITIPFSSLTGVTRMRIVLREGGNNTNLPCGTYTWGETEDYNINIVPGVPCGLTNAGIATTSLPNVCPLQAFTLGINNTVTLGSGMTWQWQSGPAAGGPWTNIAGATTYPFSTTQAATTWYRCQITCGATTLFTTPVQVILNTATHCYCVPVHIPNCNNMWTSNVTFNTLNNSTGCTSNTTLAYNVYPAVGATTTTVTQNQTYNLSVTTSGIISAIISVWIDYNFNGVYEPTEWQQLAINNPPGSTATVPITIPGTSGTGLTGMRIRSRFVGNINTSTSACLTFGSGETEDYLITINPFTPPACAGTPGPFSTFTSATTACSGTQINLSLNPLAGTVFGGLTYQWQSGPSALGPWTNIVGATNKTYSFNITASEWFRCVVVCTNSGITTNASPVSITVQPATWLGFTDDWNDATNWCGRVPTLSDDSQISLIASGRPAASYYFPVVGIGDTMRSRNITIAATDSITVLTDTTVIMNIAQSINNNGRFAIVSTKSDSITFGTSATTSALIQAFRGGSTPDNIVQVIYTVSEMQAAGMLPNDIIDSIYLRFYTRGSTAAYQNFSISYMQLPGIQDQFVTNDPLLGVTTVYSNPALIIGTPTNGVYTAFSASSGVLKLPATNMRWDGVSNLLLQICYDMTAGTPGGNDFMYLSSTAPRKSCIWLGSTTIGTAGCALTSLSPGLLSNFGQVPSTLRPNIGFRFRRPQNFMNGLVGSDLNNNAGSKFWSSFANLTISGNMNNTSQVYADTSVITLNGLYNNNGSTDFSYTPLLSNRKTIMNFNGLDWNNNGLFTAGNSLVNFSGALLQNLGGSNVTTFHELKINKSAAAQTVTMLRNVVVDDTLSLTQGQLRMNLNSITLNNGAAVTTGGLLTPVGPITRTNGFIISENANALVNWNNIDATQGYRVVPFGSEAIAAPVYVPFSFQLKGGDIGDVSISTYKAPANLPLPPGVTHLNSTTAVVNNAAATVDRFWMLSKSGPNPLTDLVFRFTPAERVVGMNTIIPASRGSAQPWRQQLLNGAWIRLTTPYTSLTYLQNYGQAPGPSDSVRVINWDWPNLPPQAAQAFPPLFATPGGPIGNSHPWAISINNNPLPVDLLHFDAEAIESDVRIYWSTASEENSDFFTVERTLNFEDHTVIATVPSAGNSSNLLNYETFDKDPADGINYYRLLQTDRDGSVNVISDYIPVRFGKSLKFEILNLLHDPYSILVYNYDSREALQMLIFDMTGRLLQDRGNITSQSGLNMLELDLSGLSSGIYTIQLRNSVAAQSYRFMKP